In the genome of Doryrhamphus excisus isolate RoL2022-K1 chromosome 11, RoL_Dexc_1.0, whole genome shotgun sequence, one region contains:
- the smpd1 gene encoding sphingomyelin phosphodiesterase: protein MTQLPTVQLSYGLLLASALLFVLPQSGSCEPAQISGQPQLVVERLSLPRFRFNWTNVSCRVCQVVFTILDVALLSDANEERVARAVGEACIRLHLADEQVCHEITELFRDDFIRALQESLLWPTEACALLVGPSCGKFDIYASWNITLPKSPKPPVTPPVTPEPGSPQSRVLFLTDIHWDKEYVAGTAADCKEPLCCRKDSISPLWRRREAGYWGTYSKCDLPLRTVENLLENVAKAGPWDWVYWTGDIPAHNVWSQTRKQQLSELTVITRLIQKHLGPNVTVYPAVGNHESTPVNSFPPPFVHGNRSSAWLYDTMADEWAPWLPEQALKTLRYGGFYTMEVQPGLRVVSLNMNFCARENFWLMVNSTDPANQLQWLVHVLQASEDKGEKVHIIGHIPPGLCLGSWSWNYYHILNRYESTITGQFFGHTHFDEFQMFYDEETMTRPLGVAFIAPSVTTYVNLNPGYRIYYVDGNYEGSSRLVLDHETYILNLTEANHKAGEPVTPEQNPKWTLLYRATEAYGLSSLFPSDWNGLMRTFLGDDRLFQKFWYFRHKGHVSEPCKETCKTTVLCFLQSGRYDVLQQCDLLNGVKGGKVRKTLC from the exons ATGACACAGCTGCCGACAGTACAGCTCTCCTACGGGCTACTGCTGGCCTCAGCGCTGTTGTTTGTGCTGCCGCAGTCCGGCTCGTGTGAACCGGCACAGATCTCAGGTCAGCCCCAATTGGTCGTGGAGCGCCTCAGTTTGCCAAGGTTTAGATTCAACTGGACCAACGTCTCCTGCCGTGTGTGCCAAGTAGTCTTCACCATCCTGGATGTGGCACTGCTG AGCGATGCAAATGAAGAGCGAGTCGCACGCGCTGTCGGCGAAGCCTGCATCCGCCTCCACCTGGCTGACGAGCAGGTCTGTCACGAAATAACCGAGCTCTTTCGGGATGATTTCATTCGGGCCCTACAAGAGTCCCTGCTGTGGCCCACGGAAGCGTGTGCCCTGCTGGTGGGGCCCTCCTGCGGCAAGTTTGACATCTACGCGTCGTGGAACATCACCTTGCCCAAGAGCCCCAAGCCTCCTGTCACGCCACCTGTAACTCCTGAACCTGGTTCTCCACAGAGCAGGGTGCTGTTTCTGACAGACATCCACTGGGACAAA GAGTATGTCGCTGGCACGGCAGCTGACTGTAAGGAGCCTCTGTGCTGCCGTAAGGATTCCATTTCCCCCTTGTGGCGACGGAGGGAGGCGGGCTACTGGGGAACATACAGTAAGTGTGACCTGCCACTCAGGACGGTGGAGAACCTTCTGGAAAATGTGGCCAAGGCGGGACCTTGGGACTGGGTCTACTGGACTGGAGACATACCTGCACACAACGTGTGGTCCCAAACCAGGAAACAGCAGCTGTCGGAACTTACAGTGATCACCAGGCTCATCCAGAA ACATCTGGGTCCCAATGTAACCGTCTATCCTGCTGTTGGGAACCACGAGAGCACGCCAGTGAACAGCTTCCCTCCGCCTTTTGTTCACGGAAACAGATCTTCCGCCTGGCTCTATGACACCATGGCTGATGAGTGGGCACCATGGCTGCCAGAGCAAGCTTTGAAGACTCTGAG ATATGGAGGATTTTACACCATGGAGGTCCAGCCGGGCTTGCGGGTGGTCTCTCTCAACATGAACTTCTGTGCTCGTGAAAACTTCTGGCTCATGGTGAACTCCACCGACCCTGCCAACCAGCTGCAGTGGCTGGTCCATGTTCTTCAGGCCAGTGAAGACAAAGGAGAGAAG gtaCATATCATTGGTCACATTCCACCAGGTCTGTGTCTGGGTAGCTGGAGCTGGAACTACTATCACATTCTCAACAG ATATGAGAGCACAATTACTGGTCAGTTTTTTGGCCACACCCACTTTGATGAGTTCCAGATGTTTTATGACGAAGAGACCATGACCCGCCCACTGGGGGTTGCCTTTATTGCTCCCAGCGTGACCACCTATGTCAATTTAAACCCAG GTTACCGTATTTACTACGTTGACGGGAACTACGAAGGTAGTTCTCGTCTGGTTCTGGACCACGAGACTTACATCCTCAACCTGACTGAGGCCAACCACAAAGCAGGAGAGCCTGTCACACCAGAACAGAACCCCAAGTGGACTCTGCTGTACCGTGCCACAGAGGCTTACGGCCTCTCCAGTCTGTTCCCCTCAGACTGGAACGGCCTCATGCGCACCTTCCTCGGCGACGACCGCCTCTTCCAGAAGTTCTGGTACTTCCGACACAAGGGGCACGTTTCTGAGCCGTGCAAGGAGACTTGCAAGACCaccgtgttgtgttttttgcaaaGCGGCAGATATGACGTCCTGCAGCAGTGCGACCTCCTCAATGGCGTCAAGGGAGGCAAGGTGAGAAAAACGCTGTGTTGA
- the tpte gene encoding putative tyrosine-protein phosphatase TPTE, with protein sequence MLQAVSLLSLLLGLMGCALAGLNIWPSFHVALSNASVFVDFSTKSNSSLIRQMSLSLINMDTNSTLLTRTLPNNQSAGRVEFNCSCFLYAGTFRFLLRQSSTLEMDSNATGRLENTWWWSSELQVQWPTFHIAVERDANNTGSFQIGISTNEYFQPCSVILDPALLLEVSYMEYNQIGRKGINKVQARTQHPIKLLRSQMIKLPCAFPFMERDFIQVALRSVHSSQEVKSSGPLYLSQIFSYKLLVGNMNAYRSGCEGTVSVTLVTPPCAHINGKVLLYKDAVVGRGVAVSSGMGAGGTAVLGFGQEEPSSPPLAFNWLTQGENETEFNCSVFYPGRSKYCFRFVFNYSRSPSPAQTCLVVHRSEEFWGPWKQWSVCSVSCGEGVRERVRECLLPSGVEGKHCTGMVKEQSICSLEDCAVFPGPSPSLPPVLAGVVPLGGNMVVVAGISLCLAVILATIVITVWRKLCRTPQCSSVRRGSMHSPGGRKLSDEASICGNSLQRPSFVDSPGQAVPAGVDRGSVPQTITHLSQDPERLSPTGQKVLPPIFGYRLAQQQLKEMKKKGLKEATQVYHVSSSPVHDTMVGTSTSPSSSVIPTSTGLPCLHGEQNQSFSELPLQASRITREPLTPRVELILGPPVSGHVNEGSSRWLNRTADWVEMVQKSGLVGNSSQKNPHFRRTSSFTDAKPQISSSGHCGAFRERSMTQVGSRTLPEGNSWTKERRERPSFSSYPIPEHDTPKWTHPRAQGCNQRKPWIETSIPSHTNEVKHAGTNTSEEHLDCSGTTEGHMGISGIGGPATSPTSPHGVNLLSVERAEQNWNRRGPSPIQRNMLARKLKEAQSCSGAKGRQRSSTFSVSSLEHRKDQCHSLPGSGGCASGERSAYRLSGVEERMMDLDLSSGKHFTRSIPGSCPECQGQRPGSDSGVNGSVAKMDDAKVEIDDGRDDAVEADTLYQNIRKKITPFVMSFGFRSVSFGILQVLVLVYFAGSYLLFSFFLSVFGVVLILVDIVLVIVDISLPARSREVGNSLETVSLIISFFFLADVLLRIYVEGFKVYFGSKLNIIDACVVVVTLVVTMSYTFTDLSGASLIPRVVTFLRFLRIIILVRVFRLAAQKKVLEKVTRRMVSENKRRYQKDGFDLDLTYVTDRVIAMSFPSSGKQSFYRNPIREVARFLDTKHEGHYRVYNLCSEKGYDPQFFHYRVERVFIDDHNVPSLEDMLKYTASVREWMSADPKNVIAIHCKGGKGRTGTLVCTWLIDSDQFENAQDSLEYFGERRTDKSQSSKFQGVETPSQSRYVGYYEVMKTKFNRQLPPPKSLRMKSIRIHSIAGVGRGDGSDLKVKIIVRKELVFECVCATQHNCSVFPDVGNNAAIISLPNGPVVQGDVKVMFESSAGIPKGYEDVPFYFWFNTSFILDNKLFLPREELDNPHKPKTWGLYKEDFGVTLSFSDN encoded by the exons ATGCTACAGGCTGTCTCCCTGCTGTCGTTGTTGTTGGGACTCATGGGATGCG CTTTGGCGGGGCTCAACATCTGGCCCTCCTTCCATGTTGCCCTTAGCAATGCCAGCGTGTTTGTGGACTTCAGCACAAAAAGCAACAGCAGCCTCATCCGCCAAATGAGCCTGTCGCTCATCAACATGGACACCAACTCCACCCTTCTGACGAGGACTCTTCCCAACAACCAGTCTGCAGGTCGGGTGGAGTTCAACTGTTCTTGCTTCCTGTATGCGGGAACGTTCCGCTTCCTGTTGAGGCAGAGCAGCACCCTGGAGATGGACTCTAATGCGACGGGGCGTTTGGAGAACACCTGGTGGTGGAGTTCTGAACTGCAGGTGCAGTGGCCTACATTTCACATCGCTGTTGAGCGGGATGCAAACAACACAGGGTCTTTTCAG ATTGGAATATCTACCAATGAATACTTCCAGCCTTGTTCAGTAATCCTCGATCCCGCTCTCCTCTTAGAAGTCAGCTATATGGAGTACAACCAGATAGGACGAAAAGGCATCAACAAGGTGCAAGCCCGCACACAACATCCAATCAAACTTCTTCGTTCCCAGATGATCAAGCTGCCCTGTGCCTTTCCTTTTATGGAGCGAGACTTCATCCAAGTGGCCCTACGCTCTGTTCACTCCTCACAGGAGGTAAAGAGCTCCGGGCCTCTCTACTTGTCCCAAATCTTCTCCTATAAGCTGCTAGTGGGAAACATGAATGCCTACAGGAGCGGTTGTGAGGGCACAGTGAGTGTTACACTTGTAACGCCACCTTGTGCACACATTAATGGGAAAGTGTTGCTCTATAAAGACGCCGTCGTTGGAAGAGGGGTTGCTGTTTCCTCTGGGATGGGAGCAGGTGGAACAGCAGTGCTAGGATTCGGGCAGGAGGAGCCGTCATCTCCTCCGCTGGCTTTTAACTGGCTCACACAGGGAGAGAATGAGACGGAATTCAACTGCTCTGTTTTTTACCCTGGAAGGAGTAAGTACTGCTTCCGCTTTGTGTTCAACTACAGCCGCTCCCCGAGTCCAGCTCAGACTTGCCTGGTGGTGCACAGGAGTGAAG agttCTGGGGGCCCTGGAAGCAGTGGAGTGTGTGCAGTGTGAGCTGTGGCGAGGGGGTCAGGGAACGTGTGAGAGAGTGTTTGCTGCCCTCTGGTGTTGAAGGCAAGCACTGCACGGGCATGGTGAAGGAACAGTCTATCTGCTCGCTGGAAGACTGTGCAG TGTTTCCAGGACCTTCCCCATCACTCCCCCCGGTTCTTGCTGGAGTTGTACCCCTCGGTGGTaacatggtggtggtggctGGTATATCCCTGTGCCTTGCTGTCATTCTAGCCACTATCGTCATAACCGTGTGGAGGAAGCTCTGCCGGACCCCTCAGTGTAGCTCCGTCCGCAGGGGCTCTATGCATTCCCCTGGCGGGCGCAAACTCTCTGATGAGGCTTCCATTTGCGGTAATAGCCTTCAGAGGCCGAGTTTTGTTGATAGCCCAGGACAGGCAGTGCCGGCTGGCGTGGACAGGGGATCTGTTCCACAGACAATCACACATCTCTCACAGGACCCAGAGAGGCTGTCTCCCACAGGTCAGAAGGTGTTGCCACCCATTTTTGG GTATCGCTTAGCTCAGCAGCAGTTAAAAGAAATGAAGAAGAAGGGATTAAAGGAGGCCACACAGGTCTACCACGTCTCCTCAAGCCCAGTTCATGACACCATGGTAGGGACGTCCACTTCACCCAGCAGCTCTGTTAttccgacatccaccgggctgCCGTGCCTCCACGGGGAACAAAACCAGTCCTTTTCTGAGTTACCGCTCCAGGCTTCCAGAATCACACGGGAGCCACTGACGCCGAGGGTGGAGCTCATCTTGGGGCCCCCGGTTTCTGGTCACGTAAATGAGGGCAGCTCCAGGTGGCTCAACCGAACTGCTGACTGGGTGGAGATGGTACAGAAGAGTGGATTAGTGGGAAACTCTTCTCAGAAGAATCCACATTTCCGTAGGACTTCCAGTTTTACAGACGCAAAACCCCAAATTTCCTCTTCAGGACACTGCGGAGCATTCAGAGAGCGGAGCATGACTCAG GTGGGATCTCGGACTCTCCCTGAAGGAAACTCTTGGACcaaagagagaagagagaggccGTCATTTAGCTCCTACCCCATTCCAGAGCATGACACCCCAAAATGGACCCATCCCAGAGCCCAGGGATGCAACCAAAGGAAGCCCTGGATAGAAACCTCCATTCCTTCTCACACTAATGAAGTGAAGCATGCAGGAACCAACACTTCTGAGGAACATCTGGACTGCAGTGGCACCACAGAGGGGCATATGGGAATCTCAGGAATTGGTGGTCCAGCCACAAGTCCAACCAGTCCTCACGGAGTGAACCTGCTCAGTGTGGAACGGGCCGAGCAAAACTGGAACCGCCGTGGTCCATCACCTATCCAGAGGAACATGCTGGCAAGAAAACTGAAGGAGGCTCAGTCCTGCTCTGGAGCTAAAGGGCGTCAGCGCAGTTCCACCTTCAGTGTGTCGTCATTAGAGCACAGGAAAGACCAGTGCCACTCACTGCCTGGTTCTGGAGGCTGTGCCAGTGGCGAGCGTTCTGCTTACAGGTTGAGTGGAGTTGAGGAGAGGATGATGGACCTCGACCTCTCCTCAGGGAAGCATT TCACAAGATCGATTCCCGGTTCTTGTCCCGAATGTCAGGGCCAACG CCCGGGTTCGGATTCAGGTGTGAATGG aagtgtTGCAAAGATGGATGATGCCAAAGTGGAGATTGATGATGGGAGGGATGATGCTGTGGAAGCAGACACCCTCTACCA AAACATCCGGAAGAAGATTACCCCCTTTGTTATGTCCTTTGGATTCCGGTCAGTGTCTTTTGGAATTCTGCAAGTACTAGTACTCGTGTATTTTGCAGGATCCTATTTGctattctcttttttcctcagTGTATTTGGAGTGGTACTGATCCTGGTTGACATCGTACTCGTCATCGTGGACATTTCCCTGCCAGCCAGGAGCAGAGAGGTCGGCAACTCTCTGGAGACTGTGTCCCTCATcatctccttcttcttcctggccGACGTTCTCCTCAGGATCTACGTGGAAGG ttTTAAAGTGTATTTTGGCTCCAAGCTGAACATCATCGACGCCTGCGTTGTGGTCGTCACGCTGGTGGTCACCATGAGCTACACCTTCACTGACCTATCAGGAGCCAGTCTCATTCCCAG GGTGGTGACCTTCCTGCGCTTCTTGAGGATTATAATTCTGGTGAGAGTGTTCAGGCTAGCTGCCCAGAAGAAAGTGCTGGAGAAGGTCACCAGGAGGATG GTGTCTGAGAACAAACGGCGCTATCAGAAGGATGGCTTTGACCTTGACCTCACCTATGTCACAG ACCGAGTCATCGCCATGTCTTTCCCTTCATCTGGGAAGCAGTCCTTCTACAGGAACCCAATCAGG GAGGTGGCAAGGTTTCTGGACACCAAACATGAAGGCCATTACAGAGTTTACAACCTTTGCA GTGAGAAAGGCTACGACCCCCAGTTCTTCCACTACAGAGTTGAACGGGTGTTCATAGACGACCACAACGTACCTTCTTTAGA GGACATGCTGAAATACACAGCTAGCGTAAGAGAGTGGATGTCTGCCGATCCCAAAAACGTCATTGCTATTCACTGCAAAGGAGGGAAAG GTCGTACCGGCACTCTAGTGTGCACCTGGCTTATTGACAGTGACCAGTTTGAGAACGCACAG GATAGCCTGGAGTACTTTGGGGAGAGGAGGACGGACAAGAGTCAAAGCTCCAAGTTTCAAGGAGTGGAGACGCCCTCTCAA AGCAGGTACGTGGGCTATTACGAGGTGATGAAGACTAAATTCAACAGGCAGCTCCCTCCTCCAAAAAGCCTGAGGATGAAGAGCATCCGCATCCACTCCATAGCAG GTGTGGGAAGAGGTGACGGCAGTGACCTGAAGGTGAAGATTATCGTGAGGAAAGAGCTagtgtttgagtgtgtgtgcgccACACAGCACAACTGCTCA gtcTTCCCTGATGTGGGCAACAATGCAGCAATCATCAGCCTCCCCAATGGACCTGTGGTTCAAGGGGATGTCAAGGTCATGTTTGAGTCCAGTGCT GGTATTCCTAAAGGATACGAAGATGTCCCCTTCTACTTTTGGTTCAATACGTCCTTCATATTGGACAACAA GCTCTTCTTACCCAGAGAGGAACTGGACAACCCACACAAACCTAAAACATGGGGCTTGTACAAGGAGGACTTTGGGGTCACATTGTCCTTCTCAGATAACTAA
- the fgl1b gene encoding fibrinogen like 1B isoform X2, producing the protein MDVKCLREARAACKELFPKSNLSSSEETRTTEIYSGLIRESTLVFLLFVGFPSKTCSSHQLSECGPEVAVLKRSIKKLENKLIIGAWQVEYLQRHKHFRPKTPAQMMSTSAPHTDSNNSSSSVGTLASSNMTTLPPAGSLIVHDRDCSELFDRMRPPSGFYRIRPKSHQEPFLVYCDMDDGGGWTVFQRRRHGKVDFDRDWVDYRDGFGDFKLWNDEFWLGNEHMYSLLSEGKNLMKIDLMDWEGKRSHAFYDHFHITNEADRYRLQYGMYSGQAGDALAGGGGMVEQWSACLSGMQFSTRDQDNDRYTQGSCAQENNAGWWYNRCHVANLNGKFYRRGKYKGQFDNGVVWGTWRGLWYSLRHTTMKVRPLLFLDAMGSGGGDI; encoded by the exons ATGGACGTCAAGTGTCTACGTGAGGCAAGAGCAGCGTGCAAAGAGTTATTCCCAAAGTCTAACTTAAGTAGCAGCGAGGAAACAAGGACCACAGAG ATTTACAGTGGTTTAATCCGAGAAAGCACCTTGGTGTTTCTCCTGTTCGTGGGTTTCCCAAGCAAGACTTGCTCATCACATCAGCTCTCA GAATGTGGTCCAGAAGTAGCAGTCCTCAAGCGGAGTATCAAGAAACTGGAAAACAAACTCATCATCGGAGCTTGGCAGGTGGAATACTTGCAAAGGCACAAACACTTCCGTCCAAAAACACCTGCTCAGATGATGTCAACATCTGCGCCACACACTGAttccaacaacagcagcagcagtgttgGAACGTTGGCCAGCTCCAACATGACAACACTTCCACCAGCAGGAAGCTTGATCGTCCATGACAGAG ACTGTTCCGAGTTGTTTGACAGAATGAGACCACCAAGTGGTTTTTACCGCATAAGACCCAAATCTCACCAGGAGCCCTTTTTGGTCTACTGTGACATGGACGACGGAGGTGGATGGACTGTTTTCCAGAGACGGCGACATGGAAAAGTTGACTTTGACAG GGACTGGGTAGACTACAGAGACGGATTTGGAGACTTCAAACTGTGGAATGACGAGTTCTGGTTGGGAAACGAGCACATGTACTCTCTGCTCTCCGAAG GTAAGAACCTGATGAAGATCGACCTAATGGACTGGGAAGGAAAGAGAAGTCATGCTTTttatgaccacttccacatcaCCAACGAGGCC GATCGATATCGCCTCCAGTACGGGATGTACAGCGGTCAAGCTGGGGATGCCCTGGCAGGCGGCGGGGGCATGGTGGAGCAGTGGTCCGCCTGCCTCAGTGGCATGCAGTTCAGCACCAGGGATCAG GACAATGACCGATATACTCAAGGCAGCTGTGCTCAGGAGAATAATGCTGGTTGGTGGTACAACAG ATGCCATGTTGCCAACCTGAATGGGAAGTTCTACCGCAGAGGGAAGTATAAGGGTCAGTTTGACAATGGGGTGGTGTGGGGCACCTGGAGGGGCCTTTGGTATTCGCTCCGTCACACCACCATGAAGGTGCGCCCTCTGCTTTTCTTGGACGCCATGGGCAGTGGTGGCGGGGATATTTAA
- the fgl1b gene encoding fibrinogen like 1B isoform X1, translating into MVFLLMWTMQNQPNPAINKYCQNLQRNRTQSLETTREHCTMKIYSGLIRESTLVFLLFVGFPSKTCSSHQLSECGPEVAVLKRSIKKLENKLIIGAWQVEYLQRHKHFRPKTPAQMMSTSAPHTDSNNSSSSVGTLASSNMTTLPPAGSLIVHDRDCSELFDRMRPPSGFYRIRPKSHQEPFLVYCDMDDGGGWTVFQRRRHGKVDFDRDWVDYRDGFGDFKLWNDEFWLGNEHMYSLLSEGKNLMKIDLMDWEGKRSHAFYDHFHITNEADRYRLQYGMYSGQAGDALAGGGGMVEQWSACLSGMQFSTRDQDNDRYTQGSCAQENNAGWWYNRCHVANLNGKFYRRGKYKGQFDNGVVWGTWRGLWYSLRHTTMKVRPLLFLDAMGSGGGDI; encoded by the exons ATGGTGTTTCTTCTAATGTGGACCATGCAGAACCAGCCCAACCCCGCTATAAATAAATACTGCCAAAACCTTCAGAGGAACAGAACACAGAGCCTGGAGACAACAAGGGAACATTGCACAATGAAG ATTTACAGTGGTTTAATCCGAGAAAGCACCTTGGTGTTTCTCCTGTTCGTGGGTTTCCCAAGCAAGACTTGCTCATCACATCAGCTCTCA GAATGTGGTCCAGAAGTAGCAGTCCTCAAGCGGAGTATCAAGAAACTGGAAAACAAACTCATCATCGGAGCTTGGCAGGTGGAATACTTGCAAAGGCACAAACACTTCCGTCCAAAAACACCTGCTCAGATGATGTCAACATCTGCGCCACACACTGAttccaacaacagcagcagcagtgttgGAACGTTGGCCAGCTCCAACATGACAACACTTCCACCAGCAGGAAGCTTGATCGTCCATGACAGAG ACTGTTCCGAGTTGTTTGACAGAATGAGACCACCAAGTGGTTTTTACCGCATAAGACCCAAATCTCACCAGGAGCCCTTTTTGGTCTACTGTGACATGGACGACGGAGGTGGATGGACTGTTTTCCAGAGACGGCGACATGGAAAAGTTGACTTTGACAG GGACTGGGTAGACTACAGAGACGGATTTGGAGACTTCAAACTGTGGAATGACGAGTTCTGGTTGGGAAACGAGCACATGTACTCTCTGCTCTCCGAAG GTAAGAACCTGATGAAGATCGACCTAATGGACTGGGAAGGAAAGAGAAGTCATGCTTTttatgaccacttccacatcaCCAACGAGGCC GATCGATATCGCCTCCAGTACGGGATGTACAGCGGTCAAGCTGGGGATGCCCTGGCAGGCGGCGGGGGCATGGTGGAGCAGTGGTCCGCCTGCCTCAGTGGCATGCAGTTCAGCACCAGGGATCAG GACAATGACCGATATACTCAAGGCAGCTGTGCTCAGGAGAATAATGCTGGTTGGTGGTACAACAG ATGCCATGTTGCCAACCTGAATGGGAAGTTCTACCGCAGAGGGAAGTATAAGGGTCAGTTTGACAATGGGGTGGTGTGGGGCACCTGGAGGGGCCTTTGGTATTCGCTCCGTCACACCACCATGAAGGTGCGCCCTCTGCTTTTCTTGGACGCCATGGGCAGTGGTGGCGGGGATATTTAA
- the vps36 gene encoding vacuolar protein-sorting-associated protein 36 isoform X2: protein MPLSQIIFFEEQAAGIGKSAKIVIHLHPAPPNKEQGPYQHSKFSYIKLSFKEHGQIEFFRRLTEEMTQKRWENTPVSQSISTGISSQSGRTRAVGIVGIERKIEERRKETDKNISEAFEDLSKLMVKAKEMVELSKSIANKIKDKQGDITEDETIRFKSYLLSMGIANPVTRETHGSGTHYHMQLAKQLGDMLQAPLEERGGMMALTEVYCLVNRARGMELLSPEDLLNACKMFESLNLPLRLRVFDSGVMVVQLQSHSEEEMIASALDNVSEKGSLTAEEFAKLLGLSVLLSKERLLLAEKMGHLCRDDSVEGLRFYPNLF, encoded by the exons ATGCCACTATCGCAGATCATCTTCTTTGAGGAACAGGCTGCAGGAATAGGGAAGAG TGCAAAAATTGTTATTCATCTGCACCCTGCACCACCCAACAAGGAGCAAGGTCCTTACCAACACAGCAAGTTTTCTTACATCAAGCTGTCTTTTAAAGAACATGGACAGATTGAG tttttcagGAGGCTAACAGAGGAAATGACTCAGAAAAGATGGGAGAACACTCCTGTTTCACAATCCATCTCAACAGGAATCTCGTCACAG TCAGGAAGGACGCGCGCGGTGGGGATTGTAGGCATTGAGCGTAAGAtagaggagaggaggaaagAAACAGACAAAAACATCTCAGAG gCCTTTGAGGATCTCAGTAAGCTTATGGTGAAG GCCAAAGAGATGGTGGAGCTGTCCAAATCTatagcaaacaaaataaaagacaaacaaGGAGACATAACAGAGGATGAG ACAATCCGCTTCAAGTCCTACCTGCTGAGCATGGGTATTGCTAACCCTGTCACCAGGGAAACACACGGCTCTGGCACACATTACCACATGCAGCTGGCTAAACAACTAGGAGATATGCTCCAGGCCCCTCTGGAG GAGCGTGGAGGCATGATGGCGCTCACCGAGGTGTACTGTCTGGTCAACAGAGCTCGAGGCATGGAG cttttatCCCCGGAAGATTTGTTGAATGCATGCAAGATGTTTGAATCCTTGAATCTCCCGTTGAG GCTGCGTGTGTTTGACAGTGGTGTGATGGTGGTGCAGCTGCAATCTCACAGCGAAGAGGAAATGATCGCCTCAGCACTGGACAAT GTGTCAGAGAAAGGTTCTTTAACAGCAGAGGAGTTTGCAAAACTGTTGGGTCTATCAGTTCTTCTGTCCAAAGAGCG gtTGCTGCTGGCCGAGAAAATGGGCCACCTGTGTCGAGATGACTCAGTGGAGGGTTTGAGGTTCTACCCAAACCTCTTTTGA
- the vps36 gene encoding vacuolar protein-sorting-associated protein 36 isoform X1, which produces MDRFSWSNGLLEINETLVIQQRGVRLYDGDEKAKLDVGIVLLSTHHLIWRDAKNHECCISMPLSQIIFFEEQAAGIGKSAKIVIHLHPAPPNKEQGPYQHSKFSYIKLSFKEHGQIEFFRRLTEEMTQKRWENTPVSQSISTGISSQSGRTRAVGIVGIERKIEERRKETDKNISEAFEDLSKLMVKAKEMVELSKSIANKIKDKQGDITEDETIRFKSYLLSMGIANPVTRETHGSGTHYHMQLAKQLGDMLQAPLEERGGMMALTEVYCLVNRARGMELLSPEDLLNACKMFESLNLPLRLRVFDSGVMVVQLQSHSEEEMIASALDNVSEKGSLTAEEFAKLLGLSVLLSKERLLLAEKMGHLCRDDSVEGLRFYPNLF; this is translated from the exons ATGGATCGCTTTTCGTGGTCAAATGGTCTTTTAGAAATTAACGAGACGTTGGTAATACAACAACGAGGCGTCAGATTGTATGACGGTGACGAAAAG GCTAAACTGGATGTTGGAATTGTCTTATTGAGTACCCATCACTTGATTTGGAGGGACGCAAAAAATCAC GAATGCTGCATTTCCATGCCACTATCGCAGATCATCTTCTTTGAGGAACAGGCTGCAGGAATAGGGAAGAG TGCAAAAATTGTTATTCATCTGCACCCTGCACCACCCAACAAGGAGCAAGGTCCTTACCAACACAGCAAGTTTTCTTACATCAAGCTGTCTTTTAAAGAACATGGACAGATTGAG tttttcagGAGGCTAACAGAGGAAATGACTCAGAAAAGATGGGAGAACACTCCTGTTTCACAATCCATCTCAACAGGAATCTCGTCACAG TCAGGAAGGACGCGCGCGGTGGGGATTGTAGGCATTGAGCGTAAGAtagaggagaggaggaaagAAACAGACAAAAACATCTCAGAG gCCTTTGAGGATCTCAGTAAGCTTATGGTGAAG GCCAAAGAGATGGTGGAGCTGTCCAAATCTatagcaaacaaaataaaagacaaacaaGGAGACATAACAGAGGATGAG ACAATCCGCTTCAAGTCCTACCTGCTGAGCATGGGTATTGCTAACCCTGTCACCAGGGAAACACACGGCTCTGGCACACATTACCACATGCAGCTGGCTAAACAACTAGGAGATATGCTCCAGGCCCCTCTGGAG GAGCGTGGAGGCATGATGGCGCTCACCGAGGTGTACTGTCTGGTCAACAGAGCTCGAGGCATGGAG cttttatCCCCGGAAGATTTGTTGAATGCATGCAAGATGTTTGAATCCTTGAATCTCCCGTTGAG GCTGCGTGTGTTTGACAGTGGTGTGATGGTGGTGCAGCTGCAATCTCACAGCGAAGAGGAAATGATCGCCTCAGCACTGGACAAT GTGTCAGAGAAAGGTTCTTTAACAGCAGAGGAGTTTGCAAAACTGTTGGGTCTATCAGTTCTTCTGTCCAAAGAGCG gtTGCTGCTGGCCGAGAAAATGGGCCACCTGTGTCGAGATGACTCAGTGGAGGGTTTGAGGTTCTACCCAAACCTCTTTTGA